TAGACACCCTTCCCGACCCCATAACGTCTGCAAAATACTTGTTCATCGTTACAACAAAATAACAGGATGTACATTCAAAAAACCCTCAAAAATCAAGGTATTCACTAACACAAATCTGGTGCATTGTTACAACCAAATCACAAAAAACAGGTTTACTGACGTAGATTTACAGCTATTGAACCATATGAAGAAAGGTCCAGAGACCTCTGTACAAAAAAGAATTCAGAATAACATGACTGAagattcgttcaaaacaaaaaacGAATTGGCAAAAAGGAGTTCATATAGCGAAGAAATTGATCACTCACACAGTCACACCCATCTAAGTCAGCACATGAACAAATAATATATGTGCTTTCCTCAATCAGAGGCAAAAAGAAACAGTTCCAAATATGTAGATCCTGTCTTTAAATCGAAAATAATTTCTCTGGTGCTGCGTTGAGGAAACATCATTGTTCCCCTGGAAAGACAGATGATAACCATTTTGAAACCGATGAATGAACCTCTGTCTGCAGGTCCGAAGACAAAGCCAGTGGAGTTATAGAAACCTGTCATCCGAAATACacatgttcattgaagaatcaagtaGGTGGTGCAAATCTTCATTAACTAAAACGATAAGAACTCACAAATCCGTTTTGTACtgctttaaaatcaaaatcatcgTCTGCATCTCCCTTTTCTTCATCCAAGAACTGCAGATCAGGGAAAGACTATCTTTATTACCATTTGCAAGAACCACACAAAAAGAGACACAAGAACCGAGTGATAAGGCAACTTTTGCTGAATAATGATGTACATAGTTGCGATTTACGTACCTCAAGACGGTAATGTTTTCTAATTGTTTGTTGGGTCTTGGGTTTACCCGCAACTCCCACAGATTCAACCTCTACATTCTTTTTATTTGCTTGAAGTCGGCGTGCTGCACCCTGCAAAATAAGTAACAGATAAGATTACTAGATTTCATGTATTTCACATTTAGACACCGCAGTAATTATTCAAGCGCAAAACTTGAAACCACACCTTGTACCACATTTTGAACCATTTGTACCGAAATGTTACAGTAACAGATAAGATTACTCGATTCATAACACTATATTACATTTCTTGTTTCTCGTTTGCATCAAGATAGAAAACTTTTGTTATGAGTCAGTCATCAACTCAATATTCCGCACAAGTCAGGGCCTTTTGTTAtggttatattattatttttcatttttgtgaTACAAGACTTGTCATTTATGACTAGCGTTATCTATTGCCCACTTAAAATTAATGTATTTGGACAACACCATGGCCCTATCTTAGCTTCTACTGGATGAAATTTCGTCTCCTATGTTTCCGAAACCTAGATTAACATCTGTTTCTTGTTTTAAATCGAATTTCATTTCGCGTTACATTGGTAGTAACCAATAAAGAAAAGTTCAGAAAGAACTAACAGCTGCTGATGCATCTCGTCCCAGCTGAGCAAGCTGAATACCAAGGCTTTGCTGATGGGCCATAAAATTCATAGCAGATGGATGTTTGTATGCAGAAATGGCTCTCCAGGATAGATTAGATCTCCACAAGCTCTGCCTTGTCAATCTGAATCCCTACCAAGTAcagcaaataaaataatttataaagttgCCAAGCAGAGCAAGGGTTTCTGTTGATAAATATCTGAACACCGCACtgacatatatacataaaatacTCCATGTGCCAAATCTAATTAGCATTCACATGGCAGGTCCACATCGGCATGACAAATCAATGCTACGTGGCATTAGATGTACCAGGAACAACAAAAACATTAACTACAATATTTTCATGCCAATTTTTCCCAATAGATCAGAGTTCATCTGTGATATCACTCTTTGTGCCTCAACATGTGCTGCAAGTCTCGGCCATGGTCCAGATCTGGCCACCTCAACAAccttaaataatcaaaataaataatctaTTTAACTTTGTGATGTGGTTTAACGACAGGATGAGATGAACAAAATAGGAAAGAAGATCTTCACTGTGATATTCCTTTCCAATAAGGGTGCTTTCAATTGTAAATTGCCCACAAGCAAAGAGCCTTGTAATTTGTGACATATTAAAGCAGCCAACGGAATGACTGTAATGTGAAACTCCAATCCAGCCACTACTTATATCAAAGCGACTCTCAAATAGAAATAATGTTGATGTGATATTAGCATTGTATCCTTCAATTGCTAAAATAAGTAAAGTGAATCATGAAAGCTTTGGTTCAAAAGGAAACTAAATTCAAGATGCACCATGCAGTCATATTTAAACAGGTTCTTTGAATAACACACAATAATATTGAACAAACTGCAAAAGAGCAAAAGCATTTATTCTTCCAAAAAACGTCAAAACATAAGATCAAAGATTAACAGCCTTATATAACAGTGCCTAGTTTAATTTCCAAATTTAACTTTGTTTATTATACAAATTTTTCTATACTGCTAATAGTTTTACAACGGAAGCCTTATAAAAGTACTTTTTATCTGACTTTagtaatttgtaatttaataTAGTTGTTCACGAAAATCAGGCCTTATCACAGTTGGAGCATGTACTACTTTTTCTTGGCAAAGTCTTGGGTACGATTCCCACTGCCTCCTCCACCCCGCCTTCCCTCAATCTACCATGTACTCCTTAagataaaaattttgtttttcataaaaaaagaaTACATGTATAGTGGGGCAAAGTAAAGAAGTTAGGTCACTGAAAAAgtaagaaaaagaggaaaacataaaagtcaaaaGAATTAGCACAACTATTCTCCTTAAGTGCGTCGCACGGCATGACTTAGCTTAATGTATTAGCATGAGTCATGACAACAATATTGCAACTTAAATATCCATAGATTGGCAAATGTCTCACACTGAGAGTTAAAATCAATACTTCAAAATTTGGTCCAGTAATAGAAGTATCGTAGAAGAACAGTTCCATAGATCCATATGGATAGTTTGAGAAATTTAAGTCCAAGGGCTTGCTCCACATCTATTTTACTGTCTATTGTCCGATCTTAGGCCCTAGCATATGTTCAGCAATGTGAGATAAATGAAATCCCATTATGTTTGCTCGAATTGATGTTTTGCAATTCTGAACACTAATGTATTTCTGATGAAAAAGATGACAACAGAGACAACTTAAATCTATTACCAAGGAATGTTAGAGATCCCGCTAAATACTAGAAAGTGGCTGGAGTAGCTTCAGTTTGCGTCAACGATGCAACAAgtttttttatctaaataacACATAAATCATAAGTCACTAATATGGAAAACAAAGATTATTTAAGAATAACAGCACTCACAAACCTTGTTCGTGGAAGGAGACACTGGAATTTCCACATTAAGAAAGCAACCTTTAGGAAAACTCTCATTCTCAATGTCTCTTATAGTAGCATTAATCAACGGCAAGCAAATTTCAACAGCATCCTTGAAATCATTTTCAGAGCATATATCCTTCTTCCTGCATCACAAATGATAAAGACTTTAAAATAAAGTAGGCAACCAGATAAGCTATAGCAACAACAAAGACAATTACCATTCCATTGATATGCACAGTGATGACACATTATGTATCAATGCCTCTCTTGCTCCAGCAATGGCACCTGAATACAGCCTAATCATGCATATGAAAGAACACATTAGATCCTATAAACACAAGGCCCAAAAAGGTGCAggaaaaaaaacttcaaatacTTGCTGGTTACTCTTAACATGAGATATATCATTAAAATGTGGATAAAGAACCACCAAATACTTACATGTTTTGGCCACAGCTTGATCCCCTATTAATTCCACTTAGTACCTGAAATGTCATCATGGTGATGTTAACACTTAACATGAGATGATTCTTTTAC
This genomic stretch from Amaranthus tricolor cultivar Red isolate AtriRed21 chromosome 9, ASM2621246v1, whole genome shotgun sequence harbors:
- the LOC130824421 gene encoding uncharacterized protein LOC130824421, with amino-acid sequence MNNRNALPPSLVANLQQVLTSRKNVEVQSESNTELTHSSEQNQQQQEQESTPGSTVDDEPVEGNTEDVSSKPVILVTNSEGIESFGLISLVDALVRDGRFDVHVCAPQFDKSASGHSLTVRETVEVTSTEISGATAFEVSGTPADCVSLALSHALFSWSKPLLVLSGINRGSSCGQNMLYSGAIAGAREALIHNVSSLCISMEWKKDICSENDFKDAVEICLPLINATIRDIENESFPKGCFLNVEIPVSPSTNKGFRLTRQSLWRSNLSWRAISAYKHPSAMNFMAHQQSLGIQLAQLGRDASAAGAARRLQANKKNVEVESVGVAGKPKTQQTIRKHYRLEFLDEEKGDADDDFDFKAVQNGFVSITPLALSSDLQTEVHSSVSKWLSSVFPGEQ